A genome region from Geminicoccus roseus DSM 18922 includes the following:
- a CDS encoding tripartite tricarboxylate transporter permease, whose protein sequence is MELLGYLLDALSPFNLLLAVVGVVLGTVVGALPGLSATMAVAVLVPFTFTMDPAAGLIALGAIYTGAIYGGAFAAILVNTPGTPSSIATTFDGYPMARRGDGGLAVTLATIASVVGGVVGAISLLLLAPPLARVALAFGPPEYFWLAIFGLTLISALSVGNTLKGLIGACVGLLLSMIGVAVVGGDVRYTGGMQAFLGGIDITSALIGLYCVPVIIDLVATRDPHLKVTAGDDGIRFREAWGIAWRQKFNVVRSSVIGTVIGILPGAGGSIAGLVSYSEARRSSPRSAHFGKGEPDGVIATEAANNATVGGGFIPTLVLGIPGTPPDAIILGALLVQGIKIGPTLFASEGHIVYTFIYGLLIATVLMLPIGLLIGRYAYKSVVAFPKALLVPTVAFLTVIGSFAIHSNPQDTQVMFGLGVLAWILNRYGFAPSPIVLGLVLGQIAEQGFVQTYLIGNSTQNLAGMFFGRPISLGIIAAALLTLLYPFWAEWRARRRSAAPLTEVGEAASERPGALDAPHPMPEAEPRAATGHDWGAVALAAAFFLIAVGAIWSTRGMSAMGSIFPTTISATLAVLALVLIGLGVAGRGRPSKAETMAGPVSNRRRAVLVLVFGLWVWLMPVLGFAASSLAAFLALTVVAEHEEVPARDWVIRAIVSVAIVAAFWWLMSVVLLLRMPNGLLF, encoded by the coding sequence ATGGAACTGCTCGGCTATCTGCTCGACGCGCTCAGTCCGTTCAACCTGCTCCTCGCCGTGGTCGGCGTGGTGCTGGGCACGGTGGTGGGTGCCCTGCCGGGACTGTCCGCCACCATGGCGGTGGCCGTGCTGGTTCCCTTCACCTTCACCATGGACCCCGCCGCAGGCCTGATCGCGCTGGGCGCGATCTATACCGGCGCCATCTATGGCGGGGCGTTCGCGGCGATCCTGGTCAACACGCCAGGCACGCCGTCCTCGATCGCGACCACCTTCGACGGCTACCCGATGGCGCGCCGGGGCGATGGCGGGCTGGCGGTGACGCTGGCCACCATCGCCTCGGTGGTCGGCGGCGTGGTGGGTGCCATCAGCCTGCTGCTGCTGGCGCCGCCTTTGGCGCGCGTGGCGCTGGCGTTCGGCCCGCCCGAATATTTCTGGCTGGCGATCTTCGGCCTGACCCTGATCTCGGCGCTTTCGGTCGGCAACACGCTGAAAGGCCTGATCGGCGCCTGTGTCGGCCTCCTCCTGTCGATGATCGGCGTGGCGGTGGTGGGCGGCGACGTGCGCTACACCGGCGGAATGCAGGCCTTCCTGGGCGGGATCGACATCACCTCGGCGCTGATCGGGCTCTACTGCGTGCCGGTGATCATCGACCTGGTGGCGACCCGCGACCCGCATCTCAAGGTCACCGCCGGCGACGACGGCATCCGCTTCCGCGAAGCCTGGGGCATCGCCTGGCGGCAGAAGTTCAACGTGGTCCGCTCCTCGGTGATCGGCACGGTGATCGGCATCCTCCCCGGCGCCGGCGGCTCGATCGCGGGTCTGGTCAGCTATTCCGAAGCCCGCCGCTCCTCGCCCCGCTCCGCCCATTTCGGCAAGGGCGAGCCCGACGGCGTGATCGCCACCGAGGCCGCCAACAACGCCACGGTCGGCGGCGGCTTCATTCCGACCCTGGTGCTGGGCATCCCTGGCACGCCGCCCGACGCGATCATCCTGGGCGCGCTGCTGGTCCAGGGCATCAAGATCGGCCCGACGCTGTTCGCGTCGGAAGGCCACATCGTCTACACCTTCATCTATGGCCTCCTGATCGCGACCGTGCTGATGCTGCCGATCGGGCTGCTGATCGGCCGCTACGCCTACAAGTCGGTGGTGGCGTTCCCCAAGGCGCTGCTGGTGCCCACGGTCGCGTTCCTGACCGTGATCGGCTCGTTCGCGATCCACTCCAACCCGCAGGACACCCAGGTCATGTTCGGCCTGGGCGTGCTGGCCTGGATCCTCAACCGCTACGGGTTCGCGCCCTCGCCGATCGTGCTGGGCCTGGTGCTGGGCCAGATCGCCGAGCAGGGCTTCGTGCAGACCTACCTGATCGGCAACTCGACCCAGAACCTCGCCGGCATGTTCTTCGGCCGCCCGATCAGCCTGGGCATCATCGCTGCTGCGCTCCTGACGCTGCTCTACCCGTTCTGGGCGGAATGGCGGGCTAGGCGCCGGTCCGCGGCGCCGCTGACCGAGGTCGGCGAGGCCGCGAGCGAGCGGCCGGGCGCTCTGGATGCGCCGCACCCGATGCCCGAGGCCGAGCCGCGCGCCGCGACCGGTCATGACTGGGGTGCGGTGGCGCTGGCGGCGGCCTTCTTCCTGATCGCGGTGGGGGCGATCTGGAGCACCCGCGGCATGTCGGCCATGGGCTCCATCTTCCCCACCACGATCTCGGCGACGCTGGCTGTCCTGGCGCTCGTGCTGATCGGGCTGGGCGTCGCCGGGCGCGGGCGGCCGAGCAAGGCCGAGACGATGGCGGGCCCGGTCTCGAACCGGCGTCGCGCCGTGCTGGTGCTGGTGTTCGGGCTCTGGGTCTGGCTGATGCCGGTGCTGGGCTTCGCCGCGAGCAGCCTTGCGGCCTTCCTGGCGCTGACGGTGGTGGCCGAGCACGAGGAGGTGCCGGCCCGCGACTGGGTGATCCGCGCAATCGTCTCGGTGGCGATCGTCGCCGCGTTCTGGTGGCTGATGTCGGTGGTCCTGCTCCTGCGGATGCCGAACGGCCTGCTGTTCTGA
- a CDS encoding tripartite tricarboxylate transporter substrate binding protein: MVSRTFLAAAAVATLALAGPLAAQEASDFPTKPMTYIIPFNAGGESDISARFQQSAWNEVTGQDVVIQYQPGAGGAQAWSQLNQIEGDGYTIMGINLPHTVLQPMEGETGYKTDELTPVHYFHYTPDAIFVPKDSQFETLEQLVEYAKNNPGLVTFSGSGSNSSNNLAQAKFDELAGITTTYVPFSGTGPAITAVLGNQTLAGFNYATSGVSQGEELRMLAVAADERLPAFPDVPTFKELGYDLVGGAYRGVAVPDSTPEELRQRISEIVQQINDNPEFKKKMEDAGFVLTDITYDKMPAFLDEMKAEYAEGAKALGIGQ, from the coding sequence ATGGTATCCAGGACATTTCTCGCGGCGGCAGCCGTGGCCACGCTCGCGCTGGCAGGTCCGCTCGCGGCGCAGGAAGCATCGGACTTCCCGACCAAGCCGATGACCTACATCATCCCCTTCAACGCAGGTGGCGAATCCGACATCTCGGCGCGCTTCCAGCAGAGCGCGTGGAACGAGGTCACCGGGCAGGACGTGGTGATCCAGTACCAGCCGGGTGCCGGCGGCGCGCAGGCCTGGTCGCAGCTCAACCAGATCGAGGGCGACGGCTACACGATCATGGGGATCAACCTGCCCCATACCGTGCTGCAGCCGATGGAAGGCGAGACCGGCTACAAGACCGACGAGCTGACCCCGGTCCATTATTTCCACTACACGCCCGACGCGATCTTCGTGCCGAAGGACAGCCAGTTCGAGACGCTGGAGCAGCTGGTCGAGTACGCGAAGAACAATCCGGGCCTGGTGACCTTCTCGGGCTCGGGCTCGAACTCCTCGAACAACCTCGCCCAGGCGAAGTTCGACGAGCTGGCCGGGATCACCACGACCTACGTGCCGTTCTCCGGCACCGGCCCGGCGATCACCGCCGTGCTGGGCAACCAGACGCTCGCCGGCTTCAACTACGCGACCTCGGGCGTCAGCCAGGGTGAGGAGCTGCGGATGCTGGCAGTGGCCGCCGACGAGCGGCTGCCGGCCTTCCCGGACGTGCCGACCTTCAAGGAGCTGGGCTACGACCTGGTGGGCGGCGCCTATCGCGGCGTGGCCGTGCCGGATTCCACCCCGGAGGAACTGCGCCAGCGGATCTCCGAGATCGTGCAGCAGATCAACGACAACCCCGAGTTCAAGAAGAAGATGGAGGACGCCGGCTTCGTCCTGACCGACATTACCTATGACAAGATGCCGGCGTTCCTGGACGAGATGAAGGCGGAATATGCCGAGGGCGCCAAGGCGCTCGGCATCGGTCAGTAA
- a CDS encoding LysR family transcriptional regulator, which translates to MSLDSDMQFFALLARQSSFSGAALQLGISPSAVSRRLARIEDRLGARLLNRTTRRTSLTSEGEAYLKASLAILAQIEMVEQSLARSRERPHGLLRINATFQFGREHVAPAIGDFVGRHPEVEAQLVVSDAPLNLVEEGFDLGIRFGLPPSSRLVARLLLRNRRLLVASPAYLARHGTPRRLSDLAAHNCIVLRQEHDAYDVWRFDGGDSAKVSGTLSTNDGELAVNWVLQGLGIMLRSEWDVNRHIAAGRLRVVLPRHHSEAHIYAVYPERLNLSAKVRHFVDFLSQRLERLRVSRELGGTGEQGA; encoded by the coding sequence ATGTCCCTGGACAGCGACATGCAGTTCTTCGCCCTCCTGGCCCGGCAGAGCAGCTTCTCCGGCGCGGCCCTGCAGCTCGGGATCTCGCCCTCGGCGGTCAGCCGCCGCCTCGCCCGGATCGAGGACCGGCTGGGGGCCCGGCTGCTGAACCGAACCACGAGGCGGACCAGCCTGACCAGCGAGGGCGAGGCCTATCTCAAGGCGTCGCTCGCCATCCTGGCCCAGATCGAGATGGTCGAGCAGTCGCTGGCCCGCTCGCGCGAGCGGCCGCACGGCCTGCTCCGGATCAACGCCACCTTCCAGTTCGGCCGCGAGCACGTGGCGCCGGCGATCGGCGACTTTGTCGGCCGGCATCCCGAGGTCGAGGCCCAGCTGGTCGTGTCGGACGCGCCGCTCAATCTCGTGGAGGAAGGTTTCGACCTGGGCATCCGCTTCGGCCTGCCGCCGTCGTCGCGGCTGGTGGCCCGGCTCCTGCTGCGCAACCGTCGCCTGCTGGTCGCCTCTCCCGCCTATCTCGCCCGCCACGGTACGCCGCGGCGCCTCTCCGACCTGGCCGCGCACAACTGCATCGTGCTGCGCCAGGAGCACGACGCCTACGACGTCTGGCGCTTCGACGGGGGCGACAGCGCCAAGGTCAGCGGCACGCTGTCCACCAATGACGGCGAACTCGCGGTGAACTGGGTGCTTCAGGGGCTCGGCATCATGCTGCGCTCGGAATGGGACGTGAACCGGCACATCGCCGCCGGCCGGCTGCGCGTCGTGCTGCCGCGGCACCACAGCGAGGCCCATATCTACGCCGTCTATCCCGAGCGGCTGAACCTGTCGGCCAAGGTCCGCCACTTCGTCGATTTCCTGAGCCAGCGCCTCGAGCGGCTCCGCGTCTCCCGCGAGCTGGGCGGGACGGGGGAGCAGGGGGCGTGA
- a CDS encoding glutathione S-transferase family protein → MILIGQYDSPFVRRVAIALRLYGLDFEHRPWSVFGDAERIRAFNPLTRVPTLVLDGGEVLIETGAILDHLDELAGPGSALIARQGPERRHALKICALGNGLAEKAVSLIYERALHKEPSAGWIARCEGQVLGVLDRLESEAAGLGTPFWFGQAPGHADIAVACAWRFLADAHPGLSPGGALPRLAAHAARCEQLAVFQEIAQPFLPPA, encoded by the coding sequence ATGATCCTGATCGGGCAGTATGATTCGCCGTTCGTGCGCCGGGTGGCGATCGCGCTCCGGCTGTACGGGCTGGATTTCGAGCACCGGCCCTGGTCGGTGTTCGGCGACGCGGAGCGGATCCGCGCCTTCAACCCGCTGACCCGGGTGCCGACCCTGGTGCTGGACGGGGGCGAGGTCCTGATCGAGACCGGCGCTATCCTGGACCATCTGGACGAGCTGGCCGGGCCCGGCAGCGCGCTGATCGCCCGGCAGGGGCCGGAGCGCCGCCATGCCCTGAAGATCTGCGCACTCGGCAACGGCCTGGCCGAGAAGGCGGTCAGCCTGATCTACGAGCGGGCGCTCCACAAGGAGCCCTCGGCCGGATGGATCGCCCGCTGCGAGGGGCAGGTCCTGGGGGTGCTCGACCGGCTGGAAAGCGAGGCGGCCGGGCTTGGCACGCCGTTCTGGTTCGGGCAGGCGCCCGGCCATGCCGACATCGCGGTCGCCTGCGCCTGGCGCTTCCTGGCGGATGCCCATCCCGGGCTGTCGCCAGGTGGAGCCCTGCCCCGCCTGGCCGCCCATGCGGCCCGCTGCGAGCAGCTTGCGGTCTTCCAGGAGATCGCCCAGCCCTTCCTGCCGCCGGCCTGA
- a CDS encoding crotonase/enoyl-CoA hydratase family protein, with the protein MSLNTVTSLVRSRSWLEMVGEDLRQLEVGHDPARGILWLRMRHPERACFTRELMADMRTVQLRLKDLFGGLRDPRDMPFQWLVWASDAPRAWSLGGDLSAFCRFIRDQDHAGLLAYAEQAVAILYDNYRSLDLPIMTAALVEGDALGGGFEAILTDDLVVAERGAKFGLPEILFNMFPGMGASSILVRKLGSAQAVRMILSGQSWSADEAQAAGAVSLVAEPGGARAELHRYIDYNRARIRGEIALHQARRRAEALAIDEMLDVVRLWTDLTLGLNEDSLRRMASLARVQERKRAAA; encoded by the coding sequence ATGTCGCTGAACACCGTCACCAGCCTCGTCCGGTCGCGCTCCTGGCTGGAGATGGTCGGCGAGGATCTGCGGCAGCTGGAGGTCGGCCATGACCCGGCGCGCGGCATCCTGTGGCTGCGGATGCGCCATCCCGAGCGTGCCTGCTTCACCCGGGAGTTGATGGCCGACATGCGCACGGTGCAGCTGCGCCTGAAGGACCTGTTCGGCGGCCTGCGCGACCCGCGCGACATGCCGTTCCAGTGGCTGGTCTGGGCCTCCGACGCGCCAAGGGCCTGGAGCCTGGGCGGCGACCTGTCCGCGTTCTGCCGCTTCATCCGCGACCAGGACCATGCCGGCCTCCTGGCCTATGCCGAGCAGGCGGTGGCGATCCTCTACGACAACTACCGCTCGCTCGACCTGCCGATCATGACCGCGGCCCTGGTGGAGGGTGACGCCCTGGGCGGCGGGTTCGAGGCGATCCTGACCGACGACCTGGTGGTGGCCGAGCGCGGCGCCAAGTTCGGCCTGCCCGAGATCCTGTTCAACATGTTCCCCGGCATGGGCGCCTCCTCGATCCTGGTCCGCAAGCTCGGCAGCGCCCAGGCGGTGCGCATGATCCTGTCCGGGCAGAGCTGGAGCGCCGACGAGGCCCAGGCCGCCGGCGCCGTGTCGCTGGTGGCCGAGCCCGGCGGCGCCAGGGCCGAGCTGCACCGCTACATCGACTACAACCGCGCCCGCATCCGCGGCGAGATCGCCCTGCACCAGGCCCGCCGCCGCGCCGAAGCGCTGGCCATCGACGAGATGCTCGACGTCGTGCGCCTCTGGACCGACCTGACCCTCGGCCTGAACGAGGACTCCCTGCGCCGCATGGCCAGCCTGGCCCGCGTTCAGGAACGCAAGCGCGCCGCGGCCTGA
- a CDS encoding surface-adhesin E family protein, whose product MRWLALLAIVLLTLAPPALAARWEAVGLTAKGNQVFIDASKMKKATGDVRTISYRVLYTPPLDLDGRTIASARFDARFDCPSGMVTTDKITLYTDPESTRTLAQKRERVPMTVKEPPGSSGDIARQAVCR is encoded by the coding sequence ATGCGCTGGCTGGCGTTGCTCGCAATCGTCCTTCTCACGCTCGCCCCGCCGGCCCTGGCGGCGCGCTGGGAAGCGGTCGGCCTGACCGCCAAGGGCAACCAGGTGTTCATCGACGCCAGCAAGATGAAGAAGGCGACCGGCGACGTGCGCACCATCTCCTATCGGGTGCTGTACACGCCGCCCTTGGACCTGGACGGCCGCACGATCGCCTCGGCCAGGTTCGACGCCCGGTTCGACTGCCCGTCCGGGATGGTCACCACCGACAAGATCACCCTGTACACTGACCCGGAGAGCACCCGCACGCTCGCGCAAAAACGCGAACGGGTGCCGATGACCGTGAAGGAGCCGCCCGGCTCCAGCGGCGACATCGCCCGCCAGGCCGTGTGCCGCTGA
- the mepA gene encoding penicillin-insensitive murein endopeptidase — MKAMLLALLLVPLAAQAAEPPAKELFGGQAVPSAGVPRVFGSYAKGCLAGAASLPANGDGYQAMRLSRNRMWGHPDLVALIERLAVAARQDGWPGLLVGDMSQPRGGPMRTGHASHQIGLDVDLWLTPMPDRDLSAGERETLGAVSMLEPGTRRVDPAVFGSPQVAVIRRAALEPEVARIFVHPGIKQALCQAAGTERDWLRKVRPWWGHDAHFHVRLACPAGQADCQPQEPPPPGDGCGEELEWWLGDEPWARPALPAPPPPPLRLADLPASCAPLVESR; from the coding sequence ATGAAGGCGATGTTGCTGGCTCTGCTTCTCGTTCCGTTGGCTGCCCAGGCGGCCGAACCGCCCGCGAAGGAACTGTTCGGCGGCCAGGCAGTGCCGAGCGCCGGCGTGCCGAGGGTCTTTGGCAGCTACGCCAAGGGTTGCCTCGCCGGCGCGGCCAGCCTGCCAGCGAACGGTGACGGTTATCAGGCGATGCGCCTGTCACGCAATCGGATGTGGGGACATCCGGACCTGGTGGCGCTGATCGAGCGCCTGGCGGTGGCGGCGCGGCAGGATGGCTGGCCCGGCCTGCTGGTCGGCGACATGTCCCAGCCGCGCGGCGGGCCGATGCGCACCGGCCATGCCAGCCACCAGATCGGCCTGGACGTCGATCTGTGGCTGACCCCGATGCCCGACCGCGACCTTTCGGCCGGGGAGCGCGAGACGCTGGGCGCGGTGTCGATGCTGGAGCCGGGCACCCGCCGGGTCGATCCGGCGGTGTTCGGCAGCCCGCAGGTGGCGGTGATCCGCCGCGCCGCCCTGGAGCCGGAGGTGGCGCGGATCTTCGTGCATCCGGGAATCAAGCAGGCCCTTTGCCAGGCGGCCGGGACCGAGCGGGACTGGCTGCGCAAGGTCCGCCCCTGGTGGGGCCACGACGCGCATTTCCATGTCCGGCTGGCATGCCCCGCCGGCCAGGCCGACTGCCAGCCGCAGGAGCCGCCGCCGCCGGGCGACGGCTGCGGCGAGGAACTGGAATGGTGGCTCGGCGACGAGCCCTGGGCCAGGCCGGCGCTGCCGGCGCCACCGCCGCCGCCGCTGCGCCTGGCCGACCTGCCCGCCAGTTGCGCCCCGCTGGTGGAGAGCAGGTGA
- a CDS encoding metal-dependent hydrolase, with the protein MLRVTWLGHSAVHLGIGERSVLFDPFLTGNPTYPEGALEKLGKIDLICLTHGHEDHIGDTVAIAKRTGAPVVANYEIALYLGSQGVENLEPMNPGGTIEAAGLQVSMTRANHSSSIHENGAARYLGNPCGVVVRNAEESFYHAGDTDLFSDMALIRRLYKPRVGALPIGDRFTMGPRAAAIAQNEFLQMDAVLPIHWGTFPPLSGTPDEFQSEVNRGQVLRPKPGETIEI; encoded by the coding sequence ATGCTCAGAGTGACTTGGCTCGGCCACTCGGCGGTCCATTTGGGGATCGGCGAACGCTCGGTGCTGTTCGACCCGTTCCTCACCGGCAACCCCACCTATCCTGAGGGTGCGCTGGAAAAGCTCGGCAAGATCGACCTGATCTGCCTGACGCATGGCCATGAGGACCATATCGGCGACACCGTCGCCATCGCCAAGCGCACCGGAGCGCCGGTGGTTGCGAACTACGAGATCGCCCTCTACCTGGGCAGCCAGGGCGTGGAGAATCTCGAGCCGATGAACCCGGGCGGCACCATCGAGGCGGCCGGCCTGCAGGTCTCGATGACCCGCGCCAACCATTCCTCCAGCATCCACGAGAACGGCGCGGCCCGCTACCTGGGCAATCCGTGCGGGGTGGTGGTGCGCAATGCCGAGGAAAGCTTCTACCATGCGGGCGACACCGACCTGTTCTCGGACATGGCGCTGATCCGCCGGCTCTACAAGCCGCGGGTGGGCGCCCTGCCGATCGGCGACCGCTTCACCATGGGCCCGCGCGCCGCGGCGATCGCGCAGAACGAGTTCCTGCAGATGGACGCGGTGCTGCCGATCCACTGGGGCACCTTCCCGCCCCTGTCCGGCACGCCCGACGAGTTCCAGTCCGAGGTGAACCGCGGCCAGGTCCTGCGGCCGAAGCCCGGCGAGACCATCGAGATCTGA
- a CDS encoding iron-containing alcohol dehydrogenase produces MLDFATLSTTWNYPTRVLFGAGSAGKLAEACKAAGMTRPLVVTDPGIAKLPILADVTGALEAGGLESAVFSDVKPNPVAKNVSDGLEVFRAGGHDGVVAFGGGSGLDAGKVIAFMAGQTRPMWDFEDIGDWWTRANPDGIAPIVAIPTTAGTGSEVGRAGVITDERTHTKKIIFHPKMMPSTAILDPKVTAGLPKNMTAWTGFDALAHCLEAYCAPGFHPMAEGIAVEGIRLVKEALPKAVADGNDLEARGKMLVASAMGATAFQKGLGAIHSLSHPVGAIYDTHHGLTNAVFMPYVLAFNREQIAQRMERLSAWLGLTGTSGYDAFLTWVLRLREDLGIPHTLDGLKVGAERFEEMGKMAEADPTAGSNPRKLSAADAVGLFENALAGKV; encoded by the coding sequence ATGCTCGATTTCGCGACGCTCTCGACCACCTGGAACTATCCGACCCGCGTGCTGTTCGGCGCGGGGTCGGCCGGCAAGCTTGCCGAGGCCTGCAAAGCGGCGGGCATGACCCGGCCGCTGGTGGTCACCGACCCAGGCATCGCGAAGCTGCCGATCCTGGCCGACGTCACCGGCGCGCTGGAAGCTGGTGGGCTGGAGAGCGCGGTGTTCTCCGACGTGAAGCCGAACCCGGTCGCCAAGAACGTCTCCGACGGGCTGGAGGTGTTTCGCGCCGGCGGCCATGACGGCGTGGTCGCGTTCGGCGGCGGCTCCGGGCTGGATGCCGGCAAGGTGATCGCGTTCATGGCCGGGCAGACCCGGCCGATGTGGGACTTCGAGGACATCGGCGACTGGTGGACCCGCGCCAACCCGGACGGGATCGCGCCGATCGTGGCGATCCCGACCACCGCCGGCACCGGCTCCGAGGTCGGCCGCGCCGGGGTCATCACCGACGAGCGGACCCACACCAAGAAGATCATCTTCCACCCGAAGATGATGCCCTCCACCGCGATCCTGGACCCGAAGGTGACGGCGGGGCTGCCGAAGAACATGACCGCCTGGACCGGGTTCGACGCGCTGGCACACTGCCTGGAGGCCTATTGCGCGCCGGGCTTCCACCCGATGGCGGAAGGCATCGCCGTGGAAGGCATCCGGCTGGTCAAGGAGGCGCTGCCCAAGGCGGTGGCCGACGGCAACGACCTGGAGGCGCGCGGCAAGATGCTGGTGGCCTCGGCGATGGGGGCGACCGCGTTCCAAAAGGGCCTGGGCGCGATCCACTCCCTGAGCCATCCGGTGGGCGCCATCTACGACACCCATCACGGCCTCACCAATGCCGTGTTCATGCCCTATGTGCTGGCCTTCAACCGCGAGCAGATCGCCCAGCGGATGGAACGGCTCTCGGCCTGGCTGGGCCTCACCGGCACCTCCGGCTACGACGCGTTCCTGACCTGGGTGCTGCGCCTACGCGAGGATCTGGGCATCCCGCACACGCTGGACGGGCTGAAGGTCGGTGCGGAGCGGTTCGAGGAGATGGGCAAGATGGCCGAGGCCGATCCCACCGCCGGCTCCAACCCCAGGAAGCTGTCCGCCGCCGATGCGGTGGGGCTGTTCGAGAACGCGCTGGCCGGCAAGGTCTGA
- a CDS encoding alpha/beta hydrolase family protein: MNVRIIRAIHGLALALAAALVPVAAAADGVGMRRLTVAAPERGTMLNVTLWYPAEDGGSEVAVGENAVFQGALARQDAPIAAGPFPLVLLSHGGLRSSADSGNWIAARLAADGFMVAAPQPPRLSPDQAQDAPYELALRPADLAATLTGLASEPSLSAQIDPQAVGALGFHLGGTAVLQLAGARIDPQLHARSCDQPGANMDCAWFARSGIDLQAVDGERIGASRLDPRIGAVAAVDPELTGLFTPESLQAIEVPVRLVNLGPAGAMLPGMDAAPAVLAIPGAAYERVEDAFFFSAFAPCQPKGAAFLEEEGEDPAICGQDGPPRTEIHAALAEMIGGFFQERLAARR; the protein is encoded by the coding sequence ATGAACGTGCGCATCATCCGGGCCATCCACGGCCTGGCCCTGGCGCTGGCCGCGGCGCTCGTCCCGGTGGCAGCGGCCGCGGACGGGGTCGGCATGCGCCGGCTGACCGTGGCAGCGCCCGAGCGCGGCACCATGCTGAACGTCACCTTGTGGTACCCGGCCGAGGACGGCGGCAGCGAGGTGGCGGTCGGCGAGAATGCCGTGTTCCAGGGCGCCCTGGCCCGCCAGGATGCCCCGATCGCCGCCGGCCCGTTCCCGCTCGTCCTGCTTTCCCATGGCGGCCTGCGCTCCAGCGCCGATTCCGGCAACTGGATCGCGGCACGGCTGGCGGCGGACGGCTTCATGGTGGCCGCACCGCAGCCGCCCAGGCTCTCGCCCGATCAGGCCCAGGACGCGCCCTACGAGCTGGCGCTGCGGCCGGCCGACCTCGCCGCGACCCTGACCGGGCTCGCCAGCGAGCCGTCGCTGAGCGCGCAGATCGATCCGCAGGCGGTGGGTGCCCTGGGTTTCCACCTGGGCGGCACCGCCGTGCTCCAGCTGGCGGGCGCCCGGATCGACCCGCAGCTGCATGCGCGCTCCTGCGACCAGCCGGGCGCCAACATGGACTGCGCCTGGTTCGCCCGCTCCGGAATAGACCTGCAGGCGGTGGACGGGGAGCGGATCGGCGCGTCGCGGCTGGATCCCAGGATCGGGGCGGTGGCCGCGGTCGACCCGGAACTCACTGGCCTGTTCACGCCGGAAAGCCTGCAGGCGATCGAGGTGCCGGTCCGCCTGGTCAATCTCGGCCCGGCCGGCGCCATGCTGCCGGGCATGGATGCCGCGCCGGCGGTCCTGGCAATCCCGGGCGCCGCCTATGAGCGGGTCGAGGACGCGTTCTTCTTCAGCGCGTTCGCGCCCTGCCAGCCCAAGGGCGCGGCGTTCCTGGAGGAAGAGGGCGAGGACCCGGCGATCTGCGGCCAGGACGGCCCGCCGCGGACCGAGATCCACGCCGCGCTGGCGGAGATGATCGGCGGGTTCTTTCAAGAGCGGCTGGCGGCCCGGCGCTGA
- a CDS encoding Dabb family protein: MIRHTVVFRLKHPPGSAAEAAFLEAARALAAIPGVQAFEALRQVSPKNDYQFGLSMEFADEAAYRGYDRHPDHVAFVRDRWLPEVAAFMEIDYEPM; encoded by the coding sequence GTGATCCGGCACACCGTGGTGTTTCGTCTCAAGCATCCGCCGGGCTCGGCGGCCGAAGCGGCGTTCCTGGAGGCGGCCCGGGCGCTGGCCGCGATCCCGGGGGTGCAGGCGTTCGAGGCGCTGCGCCAGGTGAGCCCGAAGAACGACTACCAGTTCGGTCTGTCGATGGAGTTCGCCGACGAGGCAGCCTATCGCGGCTACGACCGCCACCCGGACCATGTCGCCTTCGTCCGCGACCGCTGGCTGCCGGAAGTCGCGGCCTTCATGGAAATCGACTACGAGCCGATGTGA